The genomic region GGAGATAACCTCTCTGGTCCTCTCAGGATCGTCCCAGTATCCATGCATCACACAGCTGCCTCTGATCATCAGCTCTCCTGAGGCCCCCAGAGGGACAATCTCCCCAGTTGTAGGGTCCACCACTTTGGCCTGTAGTGAAGACACACAGGTATGAGTCACAGTGATGTGTTATGGTGATGTGTAGATAATAGCTCATAAAATGGGGTGTACCTCAGTGTGGTTCATGATGCATCCAACAGTATTTATCTTCAGCTCCTCGTTGTCTTGTGGGAATCCCAGAAATGTTAAGGGACTGTTCTCAGTGGTTCCATAACCTAACTGTTAAAACACGATGCACACATGTTCTCATATGCTGGAGAAGCTATACTCATATAAGTTTTATATTGGACATAAAACCTCTCACCGTTATTTCTTTCATGTTCATGTCTGTTCTCAGTCTTCTCACAACCTCAGGAGGGCACGGAGAACCTCCCATGAGGCCTAAAACACGGCAGCACTTATTGAAAAGCTTGCTAAACACCAATCTAAATACAACACAGTCTTCAAATCACTCACCAGCTTCAACTGATGAGAAATCGTACTTGTGTAAATCTGGTTGGCTGAGCATGTCAGTGTACATTGTGGGAGTGCCATAGAAAAAATTGCACCTTCAGTGAGAAAAGTAAGAATCTATTAAGTTACAtaatgttgtttatttaaaagtaatttaGGTGATGAGCAGCATGCCATACTTTTCACTCTGAATGGCCTCTAGGTTGGCTCGGCTGTTGTAGCCAGGGGAAGGGAAGACCAGTGTGATGCCATGTACTGCCATACTCATCCCTCCAGCCACAGAGCCAAAGCAGTGGTACATGggtacaggcacacacactcgcaccTGAGGCTGAAAGAAATATGGCCTTTAAGATTAATTACACTTTCACTACCTGCGTTTTCCTAAAATAAGAAGAGACAAGTATAGACTTACTCTGCATCCATAACCAAGTCGAAGACCCAAAAAATAAGCATTGTTTACGATGTTGTGGTGGGAAAGACATGCTCCCTTTGGACTCCCTGTAGTCCCCTGgaacaaataaacaagcaaCATGATTTGTTTTGAATCATTGTAAGATTATAATGTCAGTCACATACAATACATGTGTGATAGTGTGAAAGATGCTGAAGGTTACTGATGTGAACTGGATGTTGATGGGCTCATCGAAGGACAGTTTACTCTGCAGATCCATCAGCTCTTTGTGGTGTCGACTCTCTCCTGCTTGCATCACATCCTCTACGTGGAGCATCCCTGGCTGTCTGCTATCTGTCACAATCACCATTCGCAAGTCTGGCAACCTGGCAGACCCAAAACAGGATATCCACTGTACCATTAACTGTAGATTGTGTGTTAAGTATTTACAGTCTCTTGCTCCCAAAATGAGAATACAGGAAGAATATGCGttacatgtgacatttctcatTGGCTCAGTCAAACCTGGAGCTTTTGATTGTGCCTGTTGGAGCTGTGTTGATCTCTGGGCAGAGTTCCCTCAGCATCTCACAGAAACTTTGGGTTTTAAAGTGAGTTGGGCAGACCACAGCTTTACACTGGACCTGCATGTGACAAATCAGGTCTGTTGAATTTATATTCTCACAGAGTTATATATAAGGATAGTTTTTTTCTatgaaaatactgaaaatacaTGTAGTTCTCTCATGTGGTGGAAGTCTCAggtcttttacttaagtaaaatgtAGTAAATGTAGAAATACCGCAGTGTAGAAATACTACACAATAGTATTTCATTCAAAATACTAAAGTAAAAACTTGTATGCTGTATGACTCATTTCAAAGAACCATGTATTGtctatttatattttgtattattaatatgAACCTGAAAAGTAACTTGAAACTGAAggtataaaataaatgtagtggagtaagtGTAAAGTAGCAAAAAACTGAAATACAGTACGGTACAAGTTCCTCAAgtgaatgtacttagttactacCTTCTTTAGAGTAAACTCCACTTCCTTCACCTGATAGGCCTGGTTCAATGCCACCTGCACATATAACAACAGTTTCACGGCAAATGTACGGTACATGCAACCCTTGAACatacatttttcacagtttcacaTCAAGTCTATGTATACAACCcctcaacacatttttcaaaggACGTTATAGTACATGCCATACCTTACACATGATATATTCTGCACTACATGATTACActgtagtattattattattattattattggtgggaaattataacagaggaatatatttgccattttaatatcaagaacactttcatgttttgtgtatacaggacgttgttgaatcagggaatccgtgtggaCACCACgaaaaaggatcctaattgactttacattggcattgtttccgtggcaccagcacgtaatttcaacccattacgtgctgccaccacggaatgcggtgttaagaggtcgtgctcatttcacgtatttctgtgagatcaggttgcataaaggatcagcctgtgatttcaaaaTGTACTTTCTACTTTTAGTgggattttgaatccagccatCAGTTGGTTAATGATTTTGGTTTTCACTGACTGTTGTTGTgtaattttgttctcaacaaatcatacaatgtacatcagtaaagattttcaacttaaaTAATacattcatcaagatctgatgtgtgatttaagagtTCCCTTAGTGTCATACTGTACATAGATATAAATACTTATTTCTTTTACAACAACAGAGTAGCTCTCCAGGGCCTCTGATAGGGGTCAATGTCCTGCTCACTGACACTTGACAGCAGGGTGTTTGGGTACACAGAGCACACTCTTTAACCACAAGATTAAACTGTAAATCTGTAAACAACTCCCACACTGACCAGTATAATTCCAGCTTTGGCTGAAGCAAACTGGAAAAGGATCCATTCATACGTGTTAGGTCCCCAAACTCCCAGTCTGTCGCCTCGCTTCAGGCCCAAAGCAA from Epinephelus moara isolate mb chromosome 18, YSFRI_EMoa_1.0, whole genome shotgun sequence harbors:
- the LOC126405077 gene encoding medium-chain acyl-CoA ligase ACSF2, mitochondrial-like isoform X3 translates to MSALLRSCAHSLRSVDGLKHSKAWKLPSTGLLQWGRSLHVDTPPNKPSLTTSYVHGTSTISLLPLTVGQCLDSTVQRWPDREAVVFLQDGIRKTFAQFQQDVDKAAAGLLALGLKRGDRLGVWGPNTYEWILFQFASAKAGIILVALNQAYQVKEVEFTLKKVQCKAVVCPTHFKTQSFCEMLRELCPEINTAPTGTIKSSRLPDLRMVIVTDSRQPGMLHVEDVMQAGESRHHKELMDLQSKLSFDEPINIQFTSGTTGSPKGACLSHHNIVNNAYFLGLRLGYGCRPQVRVCVPVPMYHCFGSVAGGMSMAVHGITLVFPSPGYNSRANLEAIQSEKCNFFYGTPTMYTDMLSQPDLHKYDFSSVEAGLMGGSPCPPEVVRRLRTDMNMKEITLGYGTTENSPLTFLGFPQDNEELKINTVGCIMNHTEAKVVDPTTGEIVPLGASGELMIRGSCVMHGYWDDPERTREVISQDRWYRTGDTASLNSLGYCRIEGRIKDLIIRGGENIYPAEIEQFLYTHPKVQDVQVVGVKDERLGEQVCACIRLKEGQTSSAEEIRAFCKGQISHFKIPHYVMFVDSYPLTAIRKVKKNVLKEEIEKKLSL